One segment of Carya illinoinensis cultivar Pawnee chromosome 1, C.illinoinensisPawnee_v1, whole genome shotgun sequence DNA contains the following:
- the LOC122304900 gene encoding probable receptor-like protein kinase At5g24010, with amino-acid sequence MSPYTDRSIPRFNVSASGFSLLMNYSFQNVTNFLKIEEFLLTIPKGEFKINFVPYEPSLAFVNAIEVVLGPESLIPDKVPHITSQGAKSDYSGLRTKVLHKIHRIDVGGSASKLDELWRNWDSDDKYLYPKDAMYQYKFETPYDQVKRIPEYITPAFVYQTIRRLNISSNSSLPKVSWSFPVNKNSNNFLRVHVSGIISVSTLNDWWFNLSINRNFSKKMNPYGITERIGMDPFHIDFVVDSDGLGFVNASIIIGQMEGSWIYNALLTGLEILEVVNESGFIPPREIVVGKKKLSPALIGSACIGAFFILVKLVVLGLKFRKLGHDKILGGFSSKNRLTQRGPNASLVDPSLKLSLRVPFSEILGATRNFDAELLIGEGGFGKVYKGTLKNGTKVAVKRSDPRHGQGLEEFQTEIMVLSRIHHRHLVSLIGYCDEHREMILVYEFMENGILRDHLYHLDDNSGKSTSVSELSWEQRLKICIGAAKGLHYLHTGPAGGIIHRDMKPTNILLDKHYVAKVADFGISKSGLPDQDNFTMGVKGSFGYLDPEYIKTLHLTEKSDVYSFGVVLLEVLCARPAIISSSRLDEVNLAEWGMLWQKKGQLEKIIDPMLVGNIKPSSLRIFGDTVEMCLKAFSIERPTMQDVLYYLNYALQLQETGMPKEPFEDSTTTTITSLELQFPVVLNFPVHEDDDAPNRGDDSSNLEISEA; translated from the coding sequence atGTCACCGTATACTGATCGTTCTATTCCTCGGTTTAATGTGTCGGCTTCTGGGTTTTCACTTTTGATGAACTATAGCTTCCAAAACGTTACTAATTTTTTGAAGATTGAGGAATTCTTGCTCACCATCCCAAAAGGTGAATTTAAAATCAATTTCGTACCTTACGAGCCATCTTTGGCTTTCGTGAATGCCATAGAAGTCGTTCTTGGCCCCGAGAGCCTCATCCCTGATAAGGTCCCTCACATTACATCTCAAGGAGCTAAGAGTGACTACAGTGGTTTGAGAACCAAGGTTCTTCATAAAATCCATAGGATTGATGTTGGAGGTTCTGCATCCAAGCTCGATGAGTTATGGAGGAATTGGGATTCAGATGATAAATACCTATACCCAAAAGATGCCATGTATCAATACAAATTTGAAACGCCTTATGACCAGGTCAAAAGGATCCCCGAGTATATTACCCCAGCTTTTGTGTATCAGACAATCAGACGATTGAATATAAGCAGCAACTCCAGTTTACCAAAGGTAAGTTGGAGTTTTCCTGTCAATAAGAATTCTAACAACTTTCTTCGAGTCCATGTCTCCGGCATAATAAGTGTAAGTACACTTAATGACTGGTGGTTCAATCTCTCAatcaatagaaattttagtAAGAAGATGAATCCTTACGGTATAACAGAGAGGATCGGCATGGATCCATTTCACATCGATTTTGTGGTTGATTCAGATGGGTTGGGATTTGTGAATGCTAGTATCATAATCGGCCAAATGGAGGGCTCTTGGATATATAATGCCCTTTTGACTGGGTTGGAGATTCTTGAGGTAGTGAATGAGTCGGGTTTCATTCCTCCTAGGGAAATTGTAGTAGGGAAAAAGAAACTTTCCCCTGCTTTAATTGGTTCTGCATGTATTGGGGCGTTTTTCATTTTGGTAAAATTGGTGGTGTTGGGTTTGAAATTCAGGAAACTAGGGCATGATAAGATTTTGGGTGGGTTTAGTTCGAAAAACAGGTTGACTCAAAGAGGTCCTAATGCTTCCCTTGTCGATCCTAGTCTAAAGCTTAGTTTAAGGGTACCTTTTTCTGAAATACTGGGTGCAACGAGGAACTTCGATGCCGAGTTATTGATTGGTGAGGGTGGATTCGGGAAAGTGTACAAAGGAACTCTTAAAAATGGCACCAAAGTGGCTGTGAAACGAAGTGATCCACGACATGGGCAGGGTCTAGAGGAATTCCAAACGGAGATCATGGTGTTGTCTCGGATTCATCATCGCCATCTTGTTTCTCTGATTGGATATTGCGATGAACACCGTGAGATGATATTGGTTTACGAGTTCATGGAAAATGGGATTTTAAGAGACCACCTCTATCATTTAGATGACAATTCCGGGAAGTCAACTTCAGTGTCTGAATTATCTTGGGAGCAAAGACTAAAAATCTGCATTGGTGCAGCAAAGGGCCTACACTATCTACACACTGGCCCGGCTGGAGGAATCATTCACCGTGACATGAAGCCAACAAACATTCTACTTGATAAACATTATGTGGCTAAAGTTGCCGATTTTGGAATTTCAAAATCTGGCCTTCCCGATCAAGACAACTTCACCATGGGTGTAAAGGGTAGCTTTGGTTATCTTGATCCAGAATACATTAAAACCCTACACTTGACAGAGAAATCTGATGTATACTCCTTTGGAGTTGTGCTTCTTGAAGTTCTTTGTGCTAGACCGGCTATCATATCGTCATCTCGGCTGGATGAGGTGAACTTAGCAGAATGGGGGATGCTGTGGCAAAAGAAAGGCCAACTCGAGAAGATTATTGATCCGATGCTTGTTGGTAACATTAAGCCAAGTTCATTGCGAATATTTGGTGACACTGTAGAAATGTGTTTGAAGGCATTTAGTATTGAGAGGCCGACTATGCAGGATGTGTTATATTACCTAAATTATGCACTGCAGCTTCAAGAAACTGGGATGCCCAAAGAGCCATTTGAAGACAGCACGACGACTACCATAACTTCATTGGAGTTGCAGTTTCCGGTTGTTTTGAACTTTCCTGttcatgaagatgatgatgcACCCAATAGAGGGGATGATAGTTCTAATTTAGAGATTAGTGAAGCTTAA
- the LOC122293209 gene encoding phenylalanine--tRNA ligase alpha subunit, cytoplasmic-like — MSKLRFKPAYNPYTEPSMEIFSYHEGFGKWVEVGNSGMFRPEMLLPMGLPEDVRVIAWGLSLERPAMILYGINNIRDLSGHKVDLGLIQTNPTRIS; from the exons ATGTCCAAGCTGCGTTTCAAGCCTGCTTATAACCCATATACAGAACCTAGCATGGAGATTTTCAG TTATCATGAAGGCTTTGGGAAATGGGTAGAGGTTGGAAATTCTGGAATGTTTAGACCTGAGATGTTGCTTCCTATGGGATTACCAGAAGATGTTCGTGTTATTGCCTGGGGCCTTTCCCTTGAAAG ACCGGCTATGATCCTTTATGGCATTAATAACATCAGGGACCTGTCTGGGCACAAG GTGGATCTTGGTCTCATCCAGACAAACCCTACCAGAATATCATAA